The DNA window GAAAAGCAAGTATTGCAGTCCATAGAGTAGAGAGGCCATATGCAGCACCTGCCTGAGAATAGGTGGCAATTCCTGAAGGATCATCATCACTGGCACCAGTGACCAAACCAGGTCCAAGTAATTTCCAAAATTTCAGCAGCCTGGAGGATTTATTTTTTCCGGTGTTCATGCTTGGATTTTATTCTGAGTGATTTTTTTTGATTTGCCATCTGATGGATTTCTACAGAAAGCAACAAATTAAAGGGTGTAAAAGATTTGAAAATATTAAACAAATCAATGAGCGCTCAAATGATTTCAAAGTTAATTTAGATGCGGTGATCATGCAGTTAACATTTTTCAACATTAAGCAACCATTCATTGATTATTTTTCGCAGACCTTCTTTTTTCAATATTACATCCGTCTTGTCTTTGAAACCAATCATCCTTCTTCCATCTGAATAATTTCCTTCCAACAAACCGGTAGAATCATGGATGGAAGCGCCGGTTGGAAAAATCAAAAGTATGCCTTTTCTCAGATTGATGACCGCGATGTCGCGTTTATATTCCTTAGGATTAAAATCTTTCATTGTACCTTTATAAAAGAAACTTGGAGAGTTCCATTTGATTTGTTCGCCGATTTCCTGATCGGTACTTAAAAAAATTTGTCTGATTTCAGAAACAGCTTCAGCAACTGAAGAATCCAGATTTTGAATGAGTGCACTTACACCTTCATGATCTTCTTTGATATTTGTTTTAGTCACTTTTATTTGGATGATCTGGTAGAATAAATGGTGGTTGTTCCGGATGTAAAAATAGTTAATTAGCTGCTATAATTTTAATTAAAACGACAGATATCATTATACAAGTAAAATTATAGGGTGTTAAATTTTAAGCAATCATTTATTTTTTATGGGGATCCAGATTTCTTCTTCTGAATCCGGGTCGTTGTTCTTGTAACGTTCTCCCAAAATTTCAAAATATGGACGATCGTCAAGTCCGTATTCAGAATTTGGCAACCAGGTATTAAATATATATTCAAAAATGGCGGTGTCTGTACTTAGACCTTTGTAATGAAATACGGCATACATTCCGCCAGGTATGGTGAGTGATTCGAGGTTTATCGGGATGGAATTCAAATCACTGACCTCTACTGCAGCCCATTTCTCAAATTGATTATTCGGATTGAAATGCTGAAAATACTGCGATCCATAAATTTGAATGGAATATAAATTTGAATCAAGGACATTTTTTATTTCCTTGCGCAAGGGCATAAATGTTTTCCACAACAGGTGGGTTTCGTTTTCTTTTAATGACATAATGCGTCGTATTCCTATGAATGATTTATTGGTCATTAATTCTATGCGAGGTATCATTGCTAAGATTTTTTAATTATTGGTGCTTGGTGATCAATGCGATTTAAATTTAATTCAATATTAAAAAAATAATTAAATTGGAAGCATAATTTATTTTTTTCCATTCAACACATTTCAAACATTTTTCTCTTGTAAATTAAATTTATTTACACAATGATAGGAGAAAGATTACATAATTCACACATTAATCAAGAATTGACTCTAATTTATTTTAAATGGCAGAAAAGTATAAACTTATATCATACCTTGAATGTTTCAAAGTATATATTTCACAAAATGAAATCATGTGATTTCAAACAAAATTTAAGATTATGAAAAATTATTTAATCCTTGCATTCATTACAGTTGTTACAATTGGGACGATGAACGCCCAACATGTAAATTTTGGATTTAAGGTTGGTTTAAATCTTGCTGATGTAGCGAGCGATGACAATTCTGAGACGTCTCTGAAACCTGGTCTGAATGTGGGTGTCATCGGTCATATTCACCTGAAGAACAATTTTGCCTTGCAGCCAGAGATAAGTTATTCTGATCAGGGTGCTATTTTTAAATCCTCCGGTGTCGAAAGCAAATTAAATCTTGGATATATAAATGTACCGGTTTTATTGCAATACATGTTTGACAACGGCTTTAGAATTCAGGCAGGGCCGCAAGTAGGTATCCTTGTAAATGCAAAAGTAAAAAGTAATGATGTCAGTATAGATGTTAAAGATGACCTAGCTGTCATTGATTTTGCAATAAGCGCAGGTGTAAGTTATGTACATCCTCCTACCGGATTTGGTGTGGATGCAAGATACAATGTCGGATTGACAAATATAAATGATGAAGGAAATGTAAACTCGACCAATCGAGTGATTCAAGTAGGCGTTTTCTATCTTTTAGGACATAAATAAAATTTTACGGTAATACTTCCTAGTATAATGAAGGGGTGAATATATTTATTCACCCCTTTTATTTTGGTATAAGTTTGTTACCAATTCAAAATAGCGTTTGATCAATTATTAACTATAAGTCATTTATGTTTTAGGACGTTAGAAGGTTTGCTTTGCCTTCGATAGGAGTCTGGTACCTATTGCTAAATGGTCATTTAAATTCTACCACGGTTATTGAATCACCTCCTGATTCTTCCGCAGGATGTCCTATGGATTTTACGTAGCGTTGTCCTCTAAGTGTTTTGCTAACTGTCTGACGAAGTATCCCACTGCCTTTTCCATGTACGATGTGCACCAGATTTACATTGGCCAGTAAGGCTTTGTCAATGTAAACTTCCAGCATTGATTGCGCCTCCTGTAGATGCATTCCCCTCAAATCAAGCACCGGATTGAAAACTGCAGTGTTCCGCTCCAAATCTGATTTTACAGATTTATGCAGACGGACTTCCACATTAGATTTTAATTTGATCAGTTCCTTCCTTTTAAGTTTAAAAGTCATGTGTTCCGTTACGACAGTAATCTGGTCTTTTTCGATTTTTTCAACTTGCCCGATCATTCCATTGATAACAAGTTTTACCGCATCCCCTGGTTTTAGGGGAGCATTTACATCATGGCCGGAAAGTTTTTGATATTCCGTGTTGATGTTCAGCAATTCCTCGTGTTCTTTTTGCAATCTGATTTTTTCTTGATCGGCTTTTGTTTTGGCCAATTCAAGATCTTTTTCTTTTCTAAGTTCTTTTACATAATTTTCGAGTTCCCGGTGTTTGGAACTTTTAGATTGAATCTCAGTTTGTTTTTGTTCCAGTTTTAATTTGAGTTTTTTATATTCAAATTGCTTTTGTAGATCCTGATAATTTCGGATCAGTTTGTCGAGTTCGTTTTTTTTCTTTTTGTATTCTTCAATTTCCCTAAGCAATTTACTGTTTTCCTTATCCAGATTGGCCAAAAGACTTTCAAAACTTACTGCCTGCTTTCCTACTTTTTTCTTGGCATAATCGATCAGATGCAATGGCAGCTGGATTTTTTCTGCAATTTCCAACGCATAAGAAGAGCCGGGTCTGCCGGTTTGTAATTGGTAAGTTGGACTTAGATTTTTTTCATCAAACAGCATGGCCCCGTTGATCAGACCTTCGTTTTGATGAGCAAATGCTTTCAGATTTGCATAATGGGTATTGAATATTCCATAAACTTTTCGCCTGTTCAAAGCTTGTAAAAGTGCTTCTGCGATGGCCCCGCCGATCTGAGGCTCTGTTCCGCTTCCAAACTCATCCAACAAGATCAAAGTTTCGCCATCAGCAGCTGCTTCAAAATCTCGCATGTAGGATAATCTGGCGGAATAAGTACTCAGCGCGTCATCAAGACTTTGGTGATCACCAATGTCCGCAAATATTTTCTTAAAAATTTTGAATTCAGAATGTTTGTCCACCGGTACCAGAAAACCGGCTTGCGTCATGCATTGCAGCAATCCTACAGTCTTGAGAATGATGGATTTACCACCGGCATTTGGACCTGAAATGAGCAGGATGCGGTTTTTAGCATGAAGGCTAAGACTTGCAGGCACCAGTTTTTTTTGTGATTCTTTCAACTTTAAAAACAGAAGTGGATGTCTTGCATTTTTCAAATTCATCTGATCTGAGTCAGACAGGGAAGGTCGCACTGCATCAAGGGCTATGGCAAGTCGTGTTTTTGCCAACAGGATATCCCACTCTACCAATAGCAGATAGCTTTGTTCAAGGTCCTCCACAAAGGGGCGCATGAGGTTGCACAAATCAGCAAGAATGCGAAAAATCTCTTTTCTTTCTTCAGACTCCAATTCGAATATATCATTATTCAATTCCACGAGTTCCTGAGGTTCAAGAAAGACTGTTTTGCCAGAGTCAGATTCATCGTGAATGATACCCTTTATTTTACGTCGGTGCTCCACCAAAACCCTCAACACCAGCCTACCGTTCCGGATGCTTTCTTCACCTTCTGCCAGGAATCCGGAGTTGCGAAACTGTGCTACTTGTTTTTTGAAAGATCTGTAAATTTCATTTTGTTTATTGCGTAATTGATCCCGGATAATTTTCAATGATGGAGACGCATCATCCTTTACCTTACCGTCAGCCGCAAAAATTTTATCAATCCGATCGGTGATAAATTTCAAATCCGGTATCATATTCAGGTCGCCGCGCAACAACTCAAGGTGTTGCCATGCCAGATGCCCAAGTGAAGTGCTGATGAGTCTTAAATTCTGCAGGATGACTTTAATCTTTACAATATCCTCAATGC is part of the Candidatus Vicinibacter affinis genome and encodes:
- a CDS encoding Smr/MutS family protein; translation: MNQKTIKASTDNLALLKPTAILKDLDFDKILSKCAEFALSADAKQAILDSEIYTDKKWIKEALQRGHEMKEFCAREPLNLIEYYTILKELKSLRIQNYTLGIEDIVKIKVILQNLRLISTSLGHLAWQHLELLRGDLNMIPDLKFITDRIDKIFAADGKVKDDASPSLKIIRDQLRNKQNEIYRSFKKQVAQFRNSGFLAEGEESIRNGRLVLRVLVEHRRKIKGIIHDESDSGKTVFLEPQELVELNNDIFELESEERKEIFRILADLCNLMRPFVEDLEQSYLLLVEWDILLAKTRLAIALDAVRPSLSDSDQMNLKNARHPLLFLKLKESQKKLVPASLSLHAKNRILLISGPNAGGKSIILKTVGLLQCMTQAGFLVPVDKHSEFKIFKKIFADIGDHQSLDDALSTYSARLSYMRDFEAAADGETLILLDEFGSGTEPQIGGAIAEALLQALNRRKVYGIFNTHYANLKAFAHQNEGLINGAMLFDEKNLSPTYQLQTGRPGSSYALEIAEKIQLPLHLIDYAKKKVGKQAVSFESLLANLDKENSKLLREIEEYKKKKNELDKLIRNYQDLQKQFEYKKLKLKLEQKQTEIQSKSSKHRELENYVKELRKEKDLELAKTKADQEKIRLQKEHEELLNINTEYQKLSGHDVNAPLKPGDAVKLVINGMIGQVEKIEKDQITVVTEHMTFKLKRKELIKLKSNVEVRLHKSVKSDLERNTAVFNPVLDLRGMHLQEAQSMLEVYIDKALLANVNLVHIVHGKGSGILRQTVSKTLRGQRYVKSIGHPAEESGGDSITVVEFK
- a CDS encoding DUF1801 domain-containing protein, which produces MTKTNIKEDHEGVSALIQNLDSSVAEAVSEIRQIFLSTDQEIGEQIKWNSPSFFYKGTMKDFNPKEYKRDIAVINLRKGILLIFPTGASIHDSTGLLEGNYSDGRRMIGFKDKTDVILKKEGLRKIINEWLLNVEKC
- a CDS encoding PorT family protein, producing MKNYLILAFITVVTIGTMNAQHVNFGFKVGLNLADVASDDNSETSLKPGLNVGVIGHIHLKNNFALQPEISYSDQGAIFKSSGVESKLNLGYINVPVLLQYMFDNGFRIQAGPQVGILVNAKVKSNDVSIDVKDDLAVIDFAISAGVSYVHPPTGFGVDARYNVGLTNINDEGNVNSTNRVIQVGVFYLLGHK
- a CDS encoding GyrI-like domain-containing protein, translating into MIPRIELMTNKSFIGIRRIMSLKENETHLLWKTFMPLRKEIKNVLDSNLYSIQIYGSQYFQHFNPNNQFEKWAAVEVSDLNSIPINLESLTIPGGMYAVFHYKGLSTDTAIFEYIFNTWLPNSEYGLDDRPYFEILGERYKNNDPDSEEEIWIPIKNK